In a genomic window of Terriglobales bacterium:
- a CDS encoding PIN domain-containing protein produces the protein MESVLIRIVFLLVIAAAGWLLQPFGLSRNAAGAAALAIGGLIVVFELRLRQVSLKRLIGAAIGSVLGIFGAYLFSLVIRNSIEESHTRSFLELGVMLLMAYVGLVVGANKGDLLNLSALGGIFGGEKQAKKAYKILDTSVIIDGRIADIAETGFLDGIIVIPQFVLRELQLVADSADSLKRNRGRRGLDILQRIQKIASLSIQIVEDDFPTVRDVDMKLIELAKVYEAKIITNDFNLNKVAQLQGVEVLNINELANALKPIVLPGEGMRVFILKEGKEYNQGVAYLDDGTMVVVDNARKMIGKTVEVSVTSVLQTTAGKMIFGRL, from the coding sequence ATGGAATCGGTTCTCATCCGCATCGTATTTCTTCTGGTGATAGCAGCGGCGGGCTGGCTGCTGCAGCCCTTCGGGTTGAGCCGCAACGCCGCCGGGGCCGCCGCGCTGGCCATCGGCGGGCTCATCGTGGTCTTCGAGTTGCGCCTGCGCCAGGTCAGCCTGAAGCGCCTGATCGGCGCCGCCATCGGCTCTGTCTTGGGCATCTTCGGCGCCTACCTCTTCAGCCTGGTCATCCGCAACAGCATCGAGGAGAGCCACACCCGCAGCTTCCTGGAGCTGGGGGTGATGCTGCTGATGGCCTACGTAGGGCTGGTGGTGGGCGCCAACAAGGGCGACCTGCTCAACCTCTCGGCTTTGGGCGGCATCTTCGGGGGCGAGAAGCAGGCCAAGAAGGCCTACAAGATCCTCGACACCAGCGTCATCATCGACGGGCGCATCGCCGACATCGCCGAGACCGGCTTCCTCGACGGCATCATCGTCATCCCCCAGTTCGTGCTGCGCGAGCTGCAACTGGTGGCCGACTCCGCCGACTCGCTCAAGCGCAACCGCGGCCGCCGCGGCCTCGACATCCTGCAGCGCATCCAGAAGATCGCCTCCCTCTCCATCCAGATCGTGGAGGACGACTTCCCCACCGTGCGCGACGTGGACATGAAGCTCATCGAGCTGGCCAAGGTCTACGAAGCCAAGATCATCACCAACGACTTCAACCTCAACAAGGTGGCGCAACTGCAGGGCGTCGAGGTGCTCAACATCAACGAGCTGGCCAACGCGCTCAAGCCCATCGTGCTGCCGGGCGAGGGCATGCGCGTCTTCATCCTCAAGGAGGGCAAGGAGTACAACCAGGGCGTAGCCTATCTCGACGACGGCACCATGGTGGTGGTGGATAACGCCCGCAAGATGATCGGCAAGACGGTGGAGGTCTCGGTGACCTCGGTGCTGCAGACGACCGCGGGCAAGATGATCTTTGGCAGGCTCGA